The DNA segment TCTTCGAGCACTGGGAGCCGACGAAGATCAGGACGATCTACCTTCCCAAGGAGCGCGTGCCTCGCATCGGGTTCCTCCCGGCCGCGATCGGAACCGGCACGAAGGACGCCGAACTGGCGAGGGCGTTCCTGGACTTTCTTACGTCGGCGGAAGGGCGGGCGATCTACGGCAAGTGGAACTATCTGACGTCGGTCGATGCGGCGAGGCAGCACGCTCTGCCGGATACGCCGGTCGGCGGCGAATGGCCGCTGCCGGAGGGCTGGTGAGCAGTGAGGTGTGCATGAGCCGGAGGCTCTTCGGATTGTGTCTCGCGTGCGGGCTGGGCGGGGCGTTCTCGCTCGTGCTGGTGATGCTCGCGGCCCAGGTGGGCTACGCAGGCGTGCGCGAGCCGCTGGCCGCGCTCACCCAGCCTGACATCCAGCACGCCATCCGCCTGAGTCTCTTCTGCGCCACCGTCGCTGCGGGGCTTGCGATGGTGTTCGCCGTTCCCGCGGCGTATGCGCTCGCGCGGTACCGCTTCCCCGGCAGGATGCTGGTCGATGCGCTGCTGGACGTCCCGATCATCATCTCGCCGATCGCCATCGGGATCACGCTGCTTCTCATGTTCCGATCGACTCCCGGCGGTTGGGTCCAGGAGCACCTGGTCCGGTTCGTGTTCGAGGTGCCTGGCATCATCCTGGCGCAGTTCATCATCGCGCTCGCGCTCGAGATCCGGGTGCTCAAGGCGACGTTCGAGGAGATCAGCCCGAGGCTGGAGCAGGTGGCGCGGTATCTCGGATGCGGGCCGTGGGCGGCGATGCGGCGGGTCACGCTGCCGCTGGCGAGGCCCGGGCTGATCGCCGCGCTGGTGCTGGGGTGGGGCCGCGCGATCGGCGATTACGGCGCGACCGTGACGATCGCCGGGAGCGTGAAGGGAAAGACGGACACGATCCCGGTTTCCATCGTGCTCAACTGGTCCGCCGTGCGCATCGAGGCGGCCGTCGCGCTCGTCATGGTGCTGACGGCCATCGCCCTGCTCGTCCTGCTCAGCGTGCGGGTGCTCGCGCGAGGGCGGCCGGCATGATCTCCGTCCGCGACCTCAGCGCGACGTACGGCGACTTCACCCTCCACGACGTCAATCTGGACCTGCGCGAAGGCGGGTGCCTGGCCATTCTCGGCCCGTCCGGGGCCGGCAAAACGCTCCTGCTGGAAACCGTCATGGGGGCGCGGCGTCCGAGGCGTGGCGAGGTGCTGCTCGACGGCCGGAACGTCACGACTCTCCCTCCCGAGGCGCGCCGCATCGCCTACATCCCGCAGGATCTCGCGCTCTTCCCGCACCTCTCCGTGCGCGACAACATCGTCTTCGGCCTGCCTTCGCGATCCGCCCGGCGGGCAGCGAGCGACCCCCTGAAGCGACTGGCCGCGATGCTCAGGATCGAGCACATTCTCGATCGGCGCCACATCGGCACACTGTCCGGCGGCGAACGGCAGCGCGTCGCACTCGCACGGGCGATGATCGTGCGGCCGCGGGTGCTCTTCCTCGACGAGCCGTTCTCATCCCTTGACGCGGCGACGGCATCAGACCTGCTCTGGTCGTTCCGGGAGATGCGCAAGCAAACGCGCACGACGGTCTTCCTCGTCACCCACAACCTGCACGAGGCGAGCCTTCTCGCGGACGACGTGGCGATCATGATCGACGGGCGGATCGTGGAGGCCGGCTCGCGCGACAGGGTGTTCCGGCAGCCCCGGAGCGTGACCGTCGCACGCTTCCTGAACATTCGCAACATCATTCCATTGAGCGAACTGCCGCCGCACGCGAGCCACCTCGCCGCGGGATCGAGCAACGGGTGCACACATCTCGCCATCCGGGCTGAAGAAGTCGTCCTTTCGCCGGTGTCAACACAGCGCGGTGTCGGACTGCGCGGGCGACTCGAAGAACTCGTCCCGTGCTGGCAGAACGTCATCGCCCGCCTGACGGTGCACGACACCTGGCGTCTCGAAGCTGTGCTGGACCATGCCAGGGCCACGGAGCTCGAGCGTTGGCTGGCCGACGAGGTCGCCGTGTCGATCCCCTCACAGGGCGCGATCTACCTGCATGACACGCAGGACGCGCGCACGAACGCCCCCGGCCGCCGGCCGGTGGAGCCGAGCGATCCACGGCAAGATGCTGAAGACTCTTGAGCGTTGCCCGACACGTCTTCCCGGCGTCTGGGCGCACCGGGTCTGGACCCGACCCGTCCGGCCGGAGACGAATCGCTCGGTGTCATTCGCTCGGCGCCCTCGGCGGGTCGTGGCAGAGAATGGTCGGTTCGTAACGGCAAGAGAGGCCCCGGAGTGGAAGGGCGATGAGGCCCGGGACTCGTCGTCGCTCTCGGCCAAGACAGACGCCTCTTGGCCCTGGTTCGAGCGTCGATGGACTCGGAGCAGCAGCCGCCCCAGCCGGCATGGCTCCGGCCGAGCGACCATCGGATCGCCCGAAAACCGGGTAGGGTGAAGCAGTGGAAGCGTGGCTCACGATCACCGTCTTGGCGGCGGACTGGGCGATCCGCCTGTCGCTGGCCTTCCGCGTCGTCATGCGCCGCCGGGCTGTCCCGGTCTCGCTGGCGTGGCTGGTGCTGCTGCTCTTCGCGCCGGTGGTCGGGGCAATTGCCTATTTGCTCGTCGGCGAGACGCGCGTGAGCGCGAAGCGAGCAAAGCGCTACCTCGATGCTGGCCGTGACATCGAAGAGCGGGCCGCCCGGTTCTGGAGGGGCGGTGCGCAGGACTGGACCGCCCCCGGCGACACCGACGAGGCGCTGCGACGGCTGGCCACCGCCTACACCGGTCTGCCGCCGCTGGCCGGCAACCGCGTGACGCTGCTGCACGAGACCGACGCCTTCCTTGACGCGATCATCGCCGACCTCGACGCAGCCACTCACCACGCACACCTCCTCTTCTACATCTGGCAGCCGGACGGGCGCTCGCTCGAAGTCACCGACGCGGTGGAGCGAGCCGCCCGCCGCGGCGTCGAGTGCCGGATGCTCCTCGACGCCGTCGGCAGCAAGGGCTTCCTGCGCTCGACGCGCTGCTCGCTGCTGCGTTCGGCGGGCGTGGAGGTCGTGGCCGCACTGCCCGTAAACCCGGTGAGAGGCCTCTTCGAGCGGCTCGACGTTCGCAACCACCGCAAGATCGTCGAGATTGACGGGCGGATCGCCTACACCGGCAGCCACAACCTGACCGACGAGACCTTCCGCAACCCGCGTCGCCCGCACCTCGGGCCGTGGATCGACGCTTCCGTCCGGGTCGAGGGACCGGGCGCGCAGGCCCTGGGCGTGACCTTCCTGCACGACTGGCAGGTCGAAGCCCGCCATCAGATCGGCGACATCGGCAGGTACATGCCGGACTTCGGCGTGATCGAGGCCGGATCGGCGGTGCAGGCCGCGCCCTCGGGTCCTGGCATCGCGCCGGATTCCATTCACAACCTCCTGCTTACGGCGATCTACGCGGCACGCGAGGAGTTGATGCTCACAACGCCGTACTTCGTGCCCGACGAGGCCATCCGCAACGCGATGGCCGCGGCGGCGATGCGCGGCGTCGAGGTCACGCTGATCGTGCCCCGGGCGACGGACACGCCGGTGGTCGCGATGGCGGCCCGCTCGCACTACCAGGACCTGCTCGACGCGGGCGTGCGCATCGCGCTGCACTCGCGCGGGCTGCTGCATTCGAAAATCCTGACGGTTGACCGACGCCTGGCGATGGTCGGATCGGTGAACTTTGACATGCGCTCGTTCTGGCTGAACTTCGAGTCCACGCTCATCATCTACGACGACGATTTCGCCAGCGTGGTGCGCTGGCTGCAGCGCGAGTACCTCGGCGAGTGCGAGGTGGTCTCGCGGCAGGCGTGGGCGCGCCGCCCGGTGTGGAAGCGAGCCGTGGACAACACGGCGCGGCTGTTGAGTCCTCTGCTGTAGTAGCGCACTCTCATAGGGCGTCGAAGGTGGGTCTTGGGGTCGTCGCTGACGGCCCTCGGGTGGTATGCTTTCGGCACTTTCAGACGCCGCTGAAACGACGTCCGATCCGGAGACCACATGCCCCTCTATGCCCCCCCGCCCGAGCATCCGCACTTGTCCGCCTCTGACCCGGGGCTGCTGGCCGCCGTGGTGAGGGGCGAGGCACGGCTGGCGCCGGAGCAGGCGTTCGACCTCTTCCGCACGATGCCGCTGACCGCGCTGGGGCGGTGGGCGGATGCGCGCTGCCGCACGATCCACGGCGGGTCGATCCGTACCTACGTCATCGACCGGAACGTGAACTACACGAACGTCTGCAACGCGCGGTGCACCTTCTGCGCCTTCCGGCGCGACGGCGACGAGGAGGACGCCTACACGCTGGATCCGTCGCAGATTCTGGAGAAGATCGGCGAACTGGTGGCGATCGGCGGGACGCAGGTGCTGATGCAGGGCGGGATGAACCCAGCGCTGCCGCTGGAGTGGTACGAGCGGCTGCTGCGGTCGATCAAGGAGCGGTTCCCGGGGATGCACGTGCACGCCTTCAGCCCGCCGGAGTTCATCGAGTTTGTGCACTTCTTCGATCCCCCCGGCTCGACGCTGGAGGACAAACTTCGGTGGGTGATGGTTCGCCTGCGCGACGCGGGGCTGGACTCCATCCCAGGCGGGGGTGGCGAGATCTTCGCCCCGGCGGTGCGCCGCAGGATCGGCCTGGGCAAGTGCGACGCCGAGGCGTGGCTGACGACGATGTACGTCGCCCACACGCTCGGCATGTTCACCAGCGCGACGATGATGTTCGGGCACATCGAGGGGCACGCCGACCGCGTCCACCACATGCGGCTTGTGCGCGAGTGGCAGGATCGGGCGCTGCGGGAAGGGAGCGAGGGATCGAGGGACCGAGGAACCAAGGGCGACGGACAAGGCCCCTCGTTCCCTCGATCCCTCGATCCCTCGACACCTGTCGGCCACTACGTCTCGTTCATCTCGTGGCCGTTCCAGCGGGAGAACACGCCGCTGGGGCGGGTGAAGGACTGGCTGAGCCGACCCGAGGATGGGGGCGAGTTCCCCGGGGACGCGGTGGCGCGGCTGGACGGCACGGGCGACCCGAAGTCGCACGCGGAGTTCGGACGGCGCGTGCGGATGAGCGGCTCAACGGACTACCTGCGCACGCAGGCGCTGAGCCGACTGTTCCTGGACAACGTCTACTCGATCGGAGCGTCGTGGGTCACGATGGGGCCGCACGTGGGGCAGGTCGCTCTGCTTTACGGCGCGAACGACATGGGCAGCGTGATGATGGAGGAGAACGTCGTCTCCGCCGCGGGGACGACGTACTGCCTCGACGAGGCCCTGCTCTGCCGGCTCATCCGGGGTGCCGGGTTCACGCCGGCGCAGCGCGACAACGTGTATGACGTGCTGCGGGTCCACGACGGCCCAGACAGCCCTGACCTGCGCGTGACGGACTGGTCGCAACACAGGACCAAGCGGCTGCACGTCGAGCGCAAGCCGCCGGCGAAACCGGGAGCCGCACTGACAGTGAGCGCGAAGCGATAGTTGCTCGCGGAGAGGCGCGGAGAGCGCAGAGGGCAATCATGCGGGAAGGACTGGGCCTGCCAGGTCCCGCCCTGATCGCTCACGCCGTAACCTCTCGCGCACGTTCTTCCTTTGCGTGCTTCGCGCCCCGGCGTGGTCGGCGTCAGCGAGCGAGGCTGCGCTCGCCCTCGAGCCTGTGCTCGATGCGGACACGCTCGCGCTCGGCGATCATGCGCCATTCGGGATCGTTCTCGATGAGCAGCGCGCGGCGGACGCGGTCGAGTGCCTTCTGATCGGCGACGTTGAGCAGGTGCGTGGCCTTGATCGCGCCGCGGAGTGACTCGCGACGGTTCGGGTCTCGCTCCAGGGCCATCTCGTAGTAGCGCAGGGCCTCGACGCCCCAGCCGGCTTCGAGGTACGCGAGGCCGAGGTTCTCGGCGGGGCGCGGGTCGGTCGGGCGCAGGTCCATGGCGACGCGGAACGCCTCGGCCGCCCCTGCGTAGTCCGAGCGCTCCATGAGGAGGATGCCGAGGTTGTTCCACGCCTCGGCCAGGTCGGGCGCGTTTCGGACTGCGTCCCGGTAGAGAGCGATGGCGCGGTCGGCGTCGCCGCGGTTCTGCGCGACCTCGGCCTGCGCGAAGAGTTCGCGGCCGCGCCGGGCGCGCTCGTCGAGTTGGGCGTATGGGTCGTCCGCTCGCAGCTTCGAGCGCGAGCCGCCGCCGGTGCACGAGGGGAGTGCGGCGGCGGATGCGCACATGAGGATCAGAGCCAGTCTCGTCGGTCGGTTCACCCTTGACGCTCCCATCTGGAGAAGGTCACGATCACCTGCCAGGCTCGCTGCTCGGGGCGCAGTTCGATGGCGGTGACGTGCAGGCCGGGGACGGATTGAGTAGAGAGTTCCACCCACTTGAGGAGTTTGTCGAGGCTCGCGTCGCGCATGGCGGAGTAGGCGTAATCGCGCCGCGTGAGATCCTCGCTCCGCTCGCTGCGCTGGTTCGGGATGGGTGGGCGGTCGGTGAGGCCGGCGTCGCGCGCGGCGGCCTCGATGCGGCTGAGCACGTCCGGGATCGGAGCGAAAGCGTCCGCGCCGGTGTTCTGGCGCTGGCGATCGACGGCCTCGAACTGGGCGGCAAGGCGGACCACCTGCTCCTCTCGGGTCTGTTCCAGTCGCAGGGCACGCCCGGCGGAGGCGCGCGCGCCAAGGCTCGACGCCAGCACCCCGACGCCGACCGCAAGCGCCAGCAGGGCCGCGATGAGGATCGCGGTGGGCCGGTTGCGCCGTTCGGCAGCGGCTGCCGATCCGGCGAGTTCGAAGCGGGCGTCCTCGCTGAGGGCCCTGCGTTCCGCGTCGCGCGTGATCATGCTCCACCCTCCCCCACTGTCGAGCGAGGCTCCTCAGGCCAGATGCCCGTGAACTTGCAGCGCAGCCCCCCGGGCGAGCCGGCGCGAGCGGGCTGCTCGGACACCGAGTCCTGGTCGCGCGGGAAGACGACCTTGGAGCCGGAGATGCGACCGAGAGACGTGCGGAGTTCCTCGTATGCAGCGGTGTCCGGGACGCTGACTTCGAGGAGCACGGAGGTGTTGTTGATGCTGAGACGTTCGAGGCCGATCATGTCGTTGCCGATGATGTAGGAGAGGGTTTCGAGTTCCTGCATCACGGGCATGAAGGAGCGATAGCCCCGCGGTCGCAGGGCGCGGCGGCGGCGTTCGAGTTCGCGTTCGAGTTCGTCGATGGGGTCGCGAACCTGCGGGTTGGCCACGACGGAATGGAGCGCGGCCGCCCGTTCGAACCATCGCTCCCTTGCGTCGCGGCCGAGGTCGCGGGCCTGCGCCGCGGATCGCCAGACCTGCGCCGCCAAGACGCAGAGGCCGACGCCGGTCGCGGCGACGGCGGCGGATGCCCAGTGCATCATGGTCCGATGAGCGCGGCCGGGCCGGCGGCTCAGCGCGACGAGGGCGGTGGACGGCCGCGGCTCGCCGGGGGCGTCGTCGCGTTCCATGGCGACACGGAGCGTTGCCGCGATGGGATCGTCCTCGTCGGCTGCGTCGATGGTGGACCCGGCCCACGCTGCGCCGATCGCAGCCGCCGCGCCGCCGAGGCCCCCCCCCTCGGTCCAGGCGGCGTTCGGCATGACGATGGTCACGCGGGATGGCGCGGCACCGAGCTGCGAGGCCCACGCGATCCATTCCCCGACGAGGCGGGCGATCTCTGCGCTGCCGGCGGCAACCTCCGCACGATCGGACGAGCGGGGTTGAGTCTCGTCCTCCTCACTCGCGGGCTTCGGCTGGGTGCGCGGCACCCGCATGCCTCCCGCTGCGATGAGCTCGCCCCCGCGCGACCAAGCCCACAGCAACCGCCCCCGTGGGTCGCTCAGCACCACCGCCGCGGTTCCGACACTCTCGGCGACGACCCGCTCGCTCATCGCACCCGCGCCGGCGCGGGCGGCGGGATCCCACGCGAGCGCGGCGGCGTGAAAGATAGATCGCACGCGAGGCGTCTCGACGCCGAGGCCGTCCAGATGGTCCAGGAAGAGGCGGACGGCCGCGTCGGGGACGGCGAGGACAGCGAGTCGGCGGCGTTCCTGATCGGCGTTCCCGCTCTCTTTGTCGTCGTCCGCGAGCGGTTGGACGGACGCTGCTCCCTCGATGTCGAGGTCGGGGCTGAGGGAGAGGGCGGTGCCCCCGACTGGCGCCGGGCCTTCGTCCACATCCCCGGTCCCCGCGACACCCTGGCGGATCATCGCGCCGACGACCTCGGGCGACGCGCTCGCGCTTGTTACCCAGCCGCAGAGCGACCCGTCCGCATCGACGCAGAGTGAGGAGAGGCGATCGCCCGTCGAGACGAGGCGATCGCGGACCCACTCGGCGGCCTCGCGCAGGGCCGCCCCAAGCGAGATCGGGTCCGAGGGATCGGCGGCGCGGAGCGCCCAGGAGTCCTCGTCGCGCGGGCCGACCAGGCGGACCCGTTCGATGCGTCCGCCCCGATCCGCTCGTTCCAGGTAGCACACGCGCGCGGTCAACGCTGGTCCTCGGGCTGCCCGCCACGCTCGACTCTCATCCGGTCGAAGTCCCCGCGGCGCCGGGCGATCTCCTCGCGGGCGCGCTCGGCGGCCCGAGCGCGGAGTGCCGCCGGGTCTTCCGTGCCGGGCTGCGACATGACCATCGCGTTGGCGGGGTTCGTGGCGCCCGGGCGCGGCGTGACGGAACTCACGACCGAACCATGTCGGTCGGATTTCTCGACCACGATGTCATCGCCGCCGCGGGAGAGGACGACGTGGTCCGGCTCGACGCGGAGCACGCGGTAGCCCTGGTACTCTCGACCGACGGGCACCATGCGCTGCACACCCCCGAGTGAGAGCAGCGCCACGGCGCGGTGTGGCTCGATGATCCCGCCGAGAAACCGAATCTCTCCGTTCGCGGACGACGGCATCGCTTCGGTGAGGATTTCCGCGGTCGTCTCGACGACGACGGGCGGCGTCGGACGATTCTTCACCGACCCGAGCATGAACGAAACCGCTTCGGTGTCGATCCGCGCAACCGTCGTGGCCGTCGGCCCGGCCTGGGTGTCCGCTTCGACCCTGGGCGGTTCGGGCGCCTCGACGCGCCGTGGTTCGAGGCTGGGCACGCCGAGCGCAGCCACCGCAGTCGTGAGCACGAGCACGCCGGCGACGGCGGCCTGGGCCGCGTACGCGAGCTTCCTCGCCGTCCGTCGATCGGGCATCCGCAGGCGGTCCATCGTCAGATCCTCGCGCGGGCCTCCGGCCCGTGTTCCGTTACTCTACCCCAAGATCATCCCACGTGAGAAAGGCCGTCCGTCGTCCCCAGACCTGGTCCTCCGCCTGTCCTGTGCGGCGACGATCGGACATCGGGATGTAGCCGCCGTAGCGGGCGAGCCGAACGCCGTCGCGCCCGCGCTGCAGCTCGACGATGAGGTAGTACAAGGAAGCCCGTGTCGTCAAGGCTCGGAGCACGGCGGCACGCTC comes from the Synechococcales cyanobacterium CNB genome and includes:
- a CDS encoding ABC transporter permease subunit, translating into MAAAGGLVSSEVCMSRRLFGLCLACGLGGAFSLVLVMLAAQVGYAGVREPLAALTQPDIQHAIRLSLFCATVAAGLAMVFAVPAAYALARYRFPGRMLVDALLDVPIIISPIAIGITLLLMFRSTPGGWVQEHLVRFVFEVPGIILAQFIIALALEIRVLKATFEEISPRLEQVARYLGCGPWAAMRRVTLPLARPGLIAALVLGWGRAIGDYGATVTIAGSVKGKTDTIPVSIVLNWSAVRIEAAVALVMVLTAIALLVLLSVRVLARGRPA
- the cls gene encoding cardiolipin synthase, whose translation is MEAWLTITVLAADWAIRLSLAFRVVMRRRAVPVSLAWLVLLLFAPVVGAIAYLLVGETRVSAKRAKRYLDAGRDIEERAARFWRGGAQDWTAPGDTDEALRRLATAYTGLPPLAGNRVTLLHETDAFLDAIIADLDAATHHAHLLFYIWQPDGRSLEVTDAVERAARRGVECRMLLDAVGSKGFLRSTRCSLLRSAGVEVVAALPVNPVRGLFERLDVRNHRKIVEIDGRIAYTGSHNLTDETFRNPRRPHLGPWIDASVRVEGPGAQALGVTFLHDWQVEARHQIGDIGRYMPDFGVIEAGSAVQAAPSGPGIAPDSIHNLLLTAIYAAREELMLTTPYFVPDEAIRNAMAAAAMRGVEVTLIVPRATDTPVVAMAARSHYQDLLDAGVRIALHSRGLLHSKILTVDRRLAMVGSVNFDMRSFWLNFESTLIIYDDDFASVVRWLQREYLGECEVVSRQAWARRPVWKRAVDNTARLLSPLL
- a CDS encoding ATP-binding cassette domain-containing protein, with translation MISVRDLSATYGDFTLHDVNLDLREGGCLAILGPSGAGKTLLLETVMGARRPRRGEVLLDGRNVTTLPPEARRIAYIPQDLALFPHLSVRDNIVFGLPSRSARRAASDPLKRLAAMLRIEHILDRRHIGTLSGGERQRVALARAMIVRPRVLFLDEPFSSLDAATASDLLWSFREMRKQTRTTVFLVTHNLHEASLLADDVAIMIDGRIVEAGSRDRVFRQPRSVTVARFLNIRNIIPLSELPPHASHLAAGSSNGCTHLAIRAEEVVLSPVSTQRGVGLRGRLEELVPCWQNVIARLTVHDTWRLEAVLDHARATELERWLADEVAVSIPSQGAIYLHDTQDARTNAPGRRPVEPSDPRQDAEDS
- a CDS encoding tetratricopeptide repeat protein codes for the protein MGASRVNRPTRLALILMCASAAALPSCTGGGSRSKLRADDPYAQLDERARRGRELFAQAEVAQNRGDADRAIALYRDAVRNAPDLAEAWNNLGILLMERSDYAGAAEAFRVAMDLRPTDPRPAENLGLAYLEAGWGVEALRYYEMALERDPNRRESLRGAIKATHLLNVADQKALDRVRRALLIENDPEWRMIAERERVRIEHRLEGERSLAR
- a CDS encoding radical SAM protein yields the protein MPLYAPPPEHPHLSASDPGLLAAVVRGEARLAPEQAFDLFRTMPLTALGRWADARCRTIHGGSIRTYVIDRNVNYTNVCNARCTFCAFRRDGDEEDAYTLDPSQILEKIGELVAIGGTQVLMQGGMNPALPLEWYERLLRSIKERFPGMHVHAFSPPEFIEFVHFFDPPGSTLEDKLRWVMVRLRDAGLDSIPGGGGEIFAPAVRRRIGLGKCDAEAWLTTMYVAHTLGMFTSATMMFGHIEGHADRVHHMRLVREWQDRALREGSEGSRDRGTKGDGQGPSFPRSLDPSTPVGHYVSFISWPFQRENTPLGRVKDWLSRPEDGGEFPGDAVARLDGTGDPKSHAEFGRRVRMSGSTDYLRTQALSRLFLDNVYSIGASWVTMGPHVGQVALLYGANDMGSVMMEENVVSAAGTTYCLDEALLCRLIRGAGFTPAQRDNVYDVLRVHDGPDSPDLRVTDWSQHRTKRLHVERKPPAKPGAALTVSAKR